From one Coregonus clupeaformis isolate EN_2021a unplaced genomic scaffold, ASM2061545v1 scaf1599, whole genome shotgun sequence genomic stretch:
- the preb gene encoding prolactin regulatory element-binding protein isoform X1 produces the protein MGKRRMPDLYRAPFPLYTIKVDPKTGWVITAGGGGSSKTGVKNAVHFLGLELVGDQHCATLVHSHDTDTRATMNLALGGDVIAAGQDGSCSLMRFRQRQPRGKAAAKDAGGGSEQGAARRRAGKGGKGSEGTAGVDVSEMKDNTTQIFVDTFGEVQSDLNPQDPLQKCVRFSPDLSLLLTGGTDGHIRVWEYPSLKEKLDFKAHEGEIEDLDISPNNKHLVTVGRDFACSIWSGNQLAMSLCWHENMPQIAAKSYRYMSCRFGKVEDQKDALRLYTVQIPHKRDRKPPQCYLSKWDGKNFLPMLTNPCGTEVISTLAVSDSGTFLGLGTVTGSVAIYIAFSLQKLYYVQESHGIVVTDLAFLPDTPKGQSLKGNNEAAMLSVAVDSRCQMHTVRNRRSFPIWMVLFFCGLMVVGAVLLLQHLFPGFI, from the exons ATGGGCAAACGGAGGATGCCAGACCTGTATAGGGCCCCCTTCCCCCTCTACACAATCAAAGTGGACCCCAAAACAGGATGGGTGATCACTGCAGGAGGGGGAGGCTCTTCCAAGACGGGCGTAAAGAATGCAGTG CACTTCCTGGGTTTGGAGTTGGTAGGAGACCAGCACTGTGCCACCCTGGTGCACTCTCATGACACAGACACGCGTGCCACCATGAACCTGGCATTAGGCGGGGACGTGATCGCAGCAGGGCAGGACGGCAGCTGCAGCCTCATGCGCTTCAGACAACGCCAGCCCAGGGGCAAGGCCGCAGCCAAAGATG CAGGGGGTGGCAGTGAGCAGGGCGCAGCTAGGAGACGAGCTGGGAAAGGGGGTAAGGGTAGTGAGGGAACTGCTGGGGTTGATGTGTCCGAGATGAAGGATAACACCACCCAGATCTTTGTTGACACGTTTGGGGAGGTGCAGTCGGACCTCAACCCCCAGGACCCCCTCCAGAAGTGTGTGAGGTTCAGTCCCGACCTCAGCCTCCTACTGACTGGCGGGACAGACGGACACATCAGAGTGTGGGAG TACCCCTCCTTAAAAGAGAAGTTGGACTTCAAAGCCCATGAGGGAGAAATTGAAGACTTGGACATCAGTCCGAATAACAAG CACCTTGTGACGGTGGGCCGAGACTTTGCCTGCAGTATATGGAGTGGCAACCAGCTGGCCATGAGCCTCTGTTGGCATGAGAATATGCCTCAGATAGCAGCAAAGTCATACCGCTATATGTCTTGCAG GTTTGGAAAAGTCGAGGACCAGAAAGACGCCCTGAGGCTCTACACCGTCCAGATCCCCCACAAACGAGACAGAAAACCTCCACAATGCTACCTCTCTAAATGGGACGGCAAGAACTTCCTCCCCATGCTGACGAACCCCTGCGGCACTGAGGTCATCTCCACCCTGGCTGTCAG TGACTCTGGAACCTTTCTCGGCCTTGGGACAGTGACGGGATCAGTAGCAATCTATATCGCCTTTTCACTACag AAGTTGTACTATGTGCAGGAGTCACACGGCATTGTGGTGACTGATCTGGCCTTCCTGCCTGACACTCCCAAAGGCCAGAGCCTCAAAGGGAACAACGAGGCAGCCATGTTGAGTGTGGCTGTGGACAGCCGCTGTCAGATGCACACTGTACGCAACCGAA GATCCTTCCCTATCTGGATGGTGCTGTTCTTCTGTGGCCTCATGgtggtgggagccgtcctgctcCTGCAGCACCTCTTCCCAGGATTCATTTAG
- the preb gene encoding prolactin regulatory element-binding protein isoform X2 — translation MGKRRMPDLYRAPFPLYTIKVDPKTGWVITAGGGGSSKTGVKNAVHFLGLELVGDQHCATLVHSHDTDTRATMNLALGGDVIAAGQDGSCSLMRFRQRQPRGKAAAKDGGGSEQGAARRRAGKGGKGSEGTAGVDVSEMKDNTTQIFVDTFGEVQSDLNPQDPLQKCVRFSPDLSLLLTGGTDGHIRVWEYPSLKEKLDFKAHEGEIEDLDISPNNKHLVTVGRDFACSIWSGNQLAMSLCWHENMPQIAAKSYRYMSCRFGKVEDQKDALRLYTVQIPHKRDRKPPQCYLSKWDGKNFLPMLTNPCGTEVISTLAVSDSGTFLGLGTVTGSVAIYIAFSLQKLYYVQESHGIVVTDLAFLPDTPKGQSLKGNNEAAMLSVAVDSRCQMHTVRNRRSFPIWMVLFFCGLMVVGAVLLLQHLFPGFI, via the exons ATGGGCAAACGGAGGATGCCAGACCTGTATAGGGCCCCCTTCCCCCTCTACACAATCAAAGTGGACCCCAAAACAGGATGGGTGATCACTGCAGGAGGGGGAGGCTCTTCCAAGACGGGCGTAAAGAATGCAGTG CACTTCCTGGGTTTGGAGTTGGTAGGAGACCAGCACTGTGCCACCCTGGTGCACTCTCATGACACAGACACGCGTGCCACCATGAACCTGGCATTAGGCGGGGACGTGATCGCAGCAGGGCAGGACGGCAGCTGCAGCCTCATGCGCTTCAGACAACGCCAGCCCAGGGGCAAGGCCGCAGCCAAAGATG GGGGTGGCAGTGAGCAGGGCGCAGCTAGGAGACGAGCTGGGAAAGGGGGTAAGGGTAGTGAGGGAACTGCTGGGGTTGATGTGTCCGAGATGAAGGATAACACCACCCAGATCTTTGTTGACACGTTTGGGGAGGTGCAGTCGGACCTCAACCCCCAGGACCCCCTCCAGAAGTGTGTGAGGTTCAGTCCCGACCTCAGCCTCCTACTGACTGGCGGGACAGACGGACACATCAGAGTGTGGGAG TACCCCTCCTTAAAAGAGAAGTTGGACTTCAAAGCCCATGAGGGAGAAATTGAAGACTTGGACATCAGTCCGAATAACAAG CACCTTGTGACGGTGGGCCGAGACTTTGCCTGCAGTATATGGAGTGGCAACCAGCTGGCCATGAGCCTCTGTTGGCATGAGAATATGCCTCAGATAGCAGCAAAGTCATACCGCTATATGTCTTGCAG GTTTGGAAAAGTCGAGGACCAGAAAGACGCCCTGAGGCTCTACACCGTCCAGATCCCCCACAAACGAGACAGAAAACCTCCACAATGCTACCTCTCTAAATGGGACGGCAAGAACTTCCTCCCCATGCTGACGAACCCCTGCGGCACTGAGGTCATCTCCACCCTGGCTGTCAG TGACTCTGGAACCTTTCTCGGCCTTGGGACAGTGACGGGATCAGTAGCAATCTATATCGCCTTTTCACTACag AAGTTGTACTATGTGCAGGAGTCACACGGCATTGTGGTGACTGATCTGGCCTTCCTGCCTGACACTCCCAAAGGCCAGAGCCTCAAAGGGAACAACGAGGCAGCCATGTTGAGTGTGGCTGTGGACAGCCGCTGTCAGATGCACACTGTACGCAACCGAA GATCCTTCCCTATCTGGATGGTGCTGTTCTTCTGTGGCCTCATGgtggtgggagccgtcctgctcCTGCAGCACCTCTTCCCAGGATTCATTTAG